The Elaeis guineensis isolate ETL-2024a chromosome 3, EG11, whole genome shotgun sequence region TCCTTTTATATAAATAACCAAAGTTTCGAGAACTCAAGATAAGTCAAATCAAATTTCTCTCAGAGAATCCATTGCTGCTTTTTGTTCTCTACttttctgacttgagtgtcggaggatcctTGCCAGAGTCACAACCTTCAGTTTGAGACTTATTTTGGAGGTCACTCTAACGCCAGCATCCTCGTACGAGAACCAAGTGTCTGTCTTTCGATCTCGACCGATTTCAAGAGCAACATAACTGATTAATTGAGTTGAttgtttaaaaatcaaaattgattatgACAGagcaaaatcaatatgttcaagttATCAAATGCACATATTTTTTGGGAAAATGATCATTTCAGAATTGTTCATTCTGGCTATTGATTAGTTCAATTGACAATCTAGATTACTATTTACAAATATAAATTCTTCAATAGAAATGCTAGTATAGCAGTAAAAATAATAACTAAAAATAATGTTAAAATTTTTGCAATCTGATAGATAGACTAATTATATAAAAGACAATATACACAGAAACAGAAAACTATACTATAAATATTAAGATGTGTTCAAATTCCAAAATAGAGTTAATCACCCACAAGGGACCACACCCCCAGGTATTTTGTAAACTCCatgaaataagttaaaaattaaagatttattttttttttctgaataatTCCAACTAGGAACAAGCCCTTGCAAACATCAATACAAGGAGGTTAACAACTCCTTCCTTATGGAACACAGAAATTATCGTGAATTagcattaaatacaaaaaaaaattacagaaacaCCTCTTCTATTTTAGCTCATTTTTACTTATACCCTCtgtactttaaaaagtatcaaactagTCTTTCTAGCCATCGATATGTTTCGATGTGGGCCATCCATCTATTtttgttaataaatttttttaaaatgacaAAAATACCTGTCTCTTCCCTCCTCCATCCTCTCTGattgattttctcctcctccatgactggtgtccctctttctctttcttccttcctcctctcctttctcctccccttccttcTTACCTGTTTCTCCTCTCCCCTTTCTCGTTCTCTTTTCTCCATCcattctcttcctcttccttctcgTCCATTTCTCCTCCTCATCTTTCTCCTCCGAGCTGTCCATAAACCATCCCCCTACATGACGACCTCTTCCACCTTCATCCTTTCTTATTTTTCCCATCTTCTTCCTCaccatcctcttctcctccctttctcCTCCACCATATTTCTTGCCGATGGCTCTCctcccctcctccccttcctcctcatTCTCTTTTTCCTCATCCTTTTTCTCCTCCAAACTAGCTCATGAGCTTTATCCCTTTAGATGGCCCCCTCTACATCCATCTTTTTTCACCGACAAAAACATCCTTcccccttcccttcctcctcaCTCATTTCTCCTCCTTTATGATAGCTTCCTCTACTTTTTTTCCTTCCTCCTTATCCATTTTACTTTTTCATCCTTCTTTTCCTCTAAACTACCCATAACTCATCTCCTTCATGGCGGCCCCTTCTATCTCTATTCCTTTTTGTCGGTAACCTATTCTTTACCCTCTTCTTCCTCCCCACCCTCTTCTCCTTTTTGTCCTCCTCCTCTAATTCATTCCTTATCCGTGATCATTCTCCCCTCCTCTCCTTTCTTCTCATCtacttttttttctcattttctttctcctCCAAGCCCATCTATAAACAGAGCATTTTCgtccattgaaaaaaaaatctaacaccGTTTATTGATGAAATAAATGGCTGGACCATATTAAAACATATCACTAATTAAAAAGCTCAGTTTGCCATATTTTAAAGTATaggaatataaataaaattgagttaTAAGTAAGGGGTGTTCCTATAATTTTTCCTAAACACTAACAATCAAATACTTAAAAACTTAAAGGCTGGAGTAATAAAACTAATGCAAGTGAATTGTGTCCAACCATGTCATGTCAAGTACATAAATGGGCTCATATTCTGAAGAATACATTTCATCATGAGCTGATCATGATTAATATGAAACAGAAAAAGAAGTGGAGAAGAATCAATAGCTGTCTTATTAATATGATATACAACTATGCTAAATTAACCATGGCATCATCCCCACAAGATTATATATAATGTCATCTTTAAGTAAAGAGGTTGTaaggaaaaaaaatcatgtgaaaTAGCTAAACGATGTATACCGAGCACCCTATTATCTTTTAATCACAATTCGGGGAATTACACCTTAGATCGTTAGAACAATATTTAAAAATTCCAAATGTGATTTAagaaaattaataagaattttgattgtaaaaaaaatattgtaaataatttacaaaagattaagaataaaaaaaagataattaatcAAATTGGAAGCATGTGAGGCACTGTCTAAAGGCATATTTCCATTCCTCATGTAGAAATATCCAAAAAAACTACCCCAAAGTATGATCGATATCCTCCACTCGTGAGCACAATCATGAAGGAGGTTGATGAAAACTCTTTCAACACtcagaaaaataattataaagataaaAGGTCTAAAAAAAAGTCAGAAATAAGAAAGGAAGAGGATTCAATGGAATATCTGAAATCAAATCTCAAGATGATCTATTTATAGACATCTAATATGACCGTTTGGGACCGTTGGAATTTTTATTGACCTATCAAAATATTTAATGAGAAATTCAATGGTCAGAATCTTTAATACGGAGTCCAACAGTCATAAAATAAAAACTAGATTAAATACATATGGCCGTTGACAATTAGAAGTCCAACggtcaaaaattaaaatcataataatgaagaaattaaaatatttaaataataaattaaaatatttaaagggGTATTATAGAAAAATTTGAGTTTTCTCCAACACCGAAGTCATGATTCTAAAGAAATCAGCAACCTGTCCATTAGGTTTTCAAGCATCAACATACTGGGAGGGGAACATCTTAACTCGTTGGCtcttgattttgaatcatatgagaaTGCAGGGATAGTCCTGAGGACCCCTGTCCAGAGCTTGGACAATCTGTGTTGTGATCTCCTAAAATAAACCCTACAAGCGAGGGTCACCTAAAGGGCATCAGCTGCCCTTTCTCAACTATTACAAAGGTTGCAGGTCTTGCTAATTCCGACATGGATATTGATAATGATACACCGGAGCTCACTGTCAAATgaagcaaaaaatatatttttcagtgGTGCAAATCCAGGCTTGCAGCGATACATATACATCAAAATTGGTTCCTTGCAGCTTGAAAAGAGGAATTTATTGCATGATAAAATCGCCTTCGACAATGTGCTCTAATTCATCCAACAGATTCCTATTGATATTTTGTTGTGAGATGACAGCATCTTCTTGGAAAAAATTCAGAGACTGTATATTCAATATATCCTCTTTTACTTTCAATTAGGAAAGAATAGGTTGAATTGATACATTTAAGACAATATAATAAATATTGGGACAATGGCAAGCACAATCTTTATGATGGGGTTAGAAACATTAAGCATCACCGTATCTGCATTTGAGCTTCAATATTCTCTAACATTGTGTAAATCTCTGCATGCTGAGGATGCAGATTGCCTCCTGCAAGAAACTCATGAACTTCACCACTCATTTCAATTGAACTGCACCCTGGTGCTTTCCTCATCTCACCCCCCTTCATCTCCTTCCTGAGCCTCATGACTCCACCCCAATCATGAGCTTCTGCATACATATTAGACAGCATCACTCGAACCCATGGATCACATGGATCCAACACGAACAATTTCATGGCTGCAATTTCACCTAGCTTCACATTATTATGCACCCTGCAACCACTCAGCAATGTACCCCACACAACTACATTAGGCTCCATTGGCATTCCAACAATGATATCAAATGCTTCTTTTAATCGACCCACACGGACTAAAAGATCGATCATACATCCATAGTGCTCGATTTTGAGTTTGAGACCATAGACTTCCTCCATTGAATGGAAATGTTTACAACCTTCATCTACAAGTCCTCCATGGGCGCAAGCatttaaaactccaaccaaagtAACATCATCTGGTTGGACTCCCACTTCTTGCATGCGAGAGAAGAGGCGAAGGGCATGGTCGGCTCGCCCATGCAGTGCCAGCCCACATATCACTGAAGTCCATGAGTACAAGTCCCTTCTTATCGGGATCTTCTCAAACACTTGAATTGCCTTCTCAATGCTTCCACATTTAGCATACATATCGATCAGGCAATGATCCAAGCACCCATCAAAGTTCATATTGTTTCTCTCAAGGTAAGCATGTAACCACATCCCAGTCTCCAAAGCACCCAGGCTAGCACAAGCAGCTAGAATGGTGCATAGTGTTAGCTTGTTAGGCCTCACAGAAGACAACTCCATGTCACAAAACAACACCAGGGCCTCTCGACAATGCCCTGCTTGAGAATACCCAGATATCAAAGTGTTCCATGAAACGACATCCCTATTTGGCATCTCCAAGAACAACTGACGTGCAACATCAATCAAATCATGCTTCACATACTGATGAATGATAGCATTCCATGCAACAAGAGTTCTTGTAGGCATCTCATCAAACAACTTGCGTGCAAGTTCTAATTCACCGTGATCCGCGTAAATTCTTAACAATTCAATGCTAACGAATGCATCAATCTGAATCCCACAACACAAAGCGAACCCATGAATCATCTTCGCCAGGCCTGAATGGCCCAATTGACGGCATGCTGAAATGGAAGTCGCCAGAGCCACAGGATCCGGCATAATGCTGGCAGATATCATATGCCGGAAAAGATCCAATGCTTCCATGGGGTAGCTCATGATGGAATAGGCCCGAACCATGGCGGTCGAGGACACCAGCCCTGGATGGGGGATTTCATCAAACAGTTGGCGGGCACTGCCGATACACCCAACGCCAGAATAGAGGGATATAAGGGCACTGGAGATGAACTCGTTGGAGATGAAGCCGGCTTTGGAGATGACGGAGTGGAGCTGCTGGGCTTCGCGGGTAGCGGAATGGGTGGCGGGGTTGACCGATTTGATGAGTCGAACGAGAGATCGAGCGGTGAGGCGGAGCGAAGCTTCGACCATATGCGACTGAGATAAACATGATTTTGGTTTTCCTCCGTGTATAGGCCTACCAACGCCAATCATCCAACGGCTGGAATTCGTCTATCTGTTGGCATATTATGCAAAGTATAAAATGAAACAGAAAAAAGCAAATCATATAtaccttttattaatataaatcatATATACCTTTTATCAATATAATGAAACAAAAAAAGTAAATTATATATACCTTTCCTTTCCAATACCTCCCAAACCAATGCTATCTATTCTGAACATTTGATAGGGTAATTCAAAGGGAAGAACAATTTAAGTTATAGGaaaaatgaagcatatcatgACTATTATTATGTTATCTGTTGGCATATTATGCAAAGTATAAAATGAAACAGAAAAAAGCAAATCATATAtaccttttattaatataaatcatatataccttttattaatataatgaaACAAAAAAAGTAAATCATATATACCTTTCCTTTCCAATACCTCCCAAACCAATGCTATCTATTCTGAACATTTGATAGGGTAATTCAAAGGGAAGAACAATTTAAGTTATAGGaaaaatgaagcatatcatgACTATTATTATGTTATTATGTTAGGAATCGCAATGGATAGGGTATTTGCAAAATTTGCCCTACCGTATCTACATCTGTTTAAAATCTTACTATGCGAACCTGTTGCAAACCTGATTACAAAATTATCCAATAATCTCAAACCCAtctcattaaaaaataataaacccACCGGATACCCCAACCGTTTCATTAACATTTATTCGGGTCAGATTATTCAGCTATCCGAACATGCCTAATCACTTGAAATATcacataaaattaaaatttagaagcaGTGATTTACAATGAATTATCAAGACAATGAATCCAAAAAAGCAATGCTTCAATGCCGAAAAAAGCAATGCTTCAATGCCGAAAAAATGGACATGATGCATCACTTTTGACCGCATAATAGATTATTACGAAATAtctagaagaaaaaaatgaaaaataatagaTTTCTATTGGCCCAATCATAGATTATTGACCATCACAAATACTAATTGATTTCTCTGATTCCGAGCATGACTCCTATCCATCCTTTCAAAACAATTAGACCACCTCCTATCTCACAAAGCTAAAGCTTATgttcaaaaactaaagaaaaggatATGTTAAACCATGAGCCTTGAGTCTTCGTCTATCTCATTCGGTGGTGGCCGATGCAAGCTACCATGACATGCATTTGGTGCATCACGTTTAGCCAGTGCAAGATTTGGCATCATATTCAcattttcttatttatattatcatgagaACGGAACCCCATAAATTGAAATTTTGTAGCAAAAGAAAAACCTTTCCATCAAAAATCCCCAAACCCTATAAAATGTCATACTTCtatcaagattaagctctcaaaacctcaaggaactGACTCACACCACTACAACTCGATGCTCGAGAAAATACCCCAACCGGAAACGAAGAAACCATCCAATCTCACTCAGATGCGGTCCTTGCCCACGGATCTCTcaaaaagagaatgaaaagaaaagaaaaagaagcgaaaaggaaaaaaaaaaccagATCTACACAGGAAAAACTCTTACCTTTcaatttcttccttctttcctttgttttcattgattttccCTCAGTTTTCCCCTGTTTTTTCTCCATCCTCGCTCCTCAGGAGTCTccatcgggtgggaggcttggggcAGCTGAATAGGAAAGCTTAGAggatggctagggttttgtgttAGTATTTATATACAGGGGTTTAAAGGGTATAAATGGCCATCCAAATGTTTGGAGTTCAAAAATCAAACCCGCTGATCCaccaattttatatatatatataatataaaaatatatatatatataatatatatatatattattaatcatttgCCACGAttcaatggtaattttaaaattgaagtagaaatattttattatattttatatttttataataaaaatattcaatatattatttttatttatctaatttttaatcaaaataaatattcatattaaaaaataatatattataagtataaataaaaatattaattctataataataacTAATGTAgtttaatatgattaataatttataagagtaaaatatctatttttgtaaactatattaattattaatatattaataaatatattaataattattataatatattttatatgattaataaatatatttttatggaatGTATCATAGGTAGTTTTAGTATTATATGGCCAGTGATCTTGGATTCATATGGCATATCAAATAGGTTACTTGTAGATGTCTGGAGATTTTTAATCAATAGATCATAATCTAGCAAATACAGAGATTTTAGATCATAAGAGATTAGATCATCATAGGATTTGGATCAATGATGATTTTATATTATTGTGGTGATCCCATTTAGATCACTAAATGCTATCATAAGATATTGCTAAATAAATCTTATTGTTAAGGTTCAAAAGAGTCGAGCACCCAAAATACTTGTCTAATGGCCATTCCCAGGAAGGAGGCTGAGATTGGGAGTGACGGTAATCAAAACTTAGGATTACTTaataatagatatagatataaaatattaaattaataatatatattaaaaatagaatCGACTTCGATTTATCTCTATCAATGCAATGTAAAAAAGTAGAGTAGCCTATTCACTCGTTATATGATGGAGACAAGGTTTCCACTATGTTGCTTGGGCCCTATAGATGGCACCTCGAGTGAGAAAAGAGATTATTCATGAAGCTACTAGACAATTAGCTTATGATTTTAATTGTGGACAACCTAATACAACAAGGACAAGATTTTTGTAAGATTACCTTAGTCCTATAGTTGGCACCACGATAGTGAGTCAAGGCGGATTATTGAGGAAGCCACTAGACAATTGAGCATATGATATTATGGATGACCTTATCTAATATGAACAAAATTCATAGCAATTACTTGGGTCCCGAAGCTAGCATCTCTCTTATTAGCACATTCATGGAGAAAAGTTTTGATTTTgagttttttttgagtatttataTAGGCGGCATAACCAGCATTATCTTTTGAAAAATAAGCTACTACAAATATCCAACATTTGAGTATAATATATGATCTCAAAATCCAAGTTGCATgatgatatatttatttatgaaatattacaaGTAGGAGGACGTTCATCACAGCGTAGATTTTCCTAAGGACACACAGCATGGATTTTCCTAAGGACATACAATCAAGAAGGAAAAACTAGACACTACATACTCCCAATCTTATATTttcatatattattatttatttacaatcctcaatcatattttaattgaaGTTGATGGGGTAGACTGGTTGCATATTTGGGTAGAACATCCCAAAATTTTGCTCTGCTCCATGTAacttttggttctcattaaacaTCTCAAATATGTAAGTCTCTAAGGACGTCCAAAGTCTCGTTGGTGTTCCTTGACCAACATGGTTGATTAAATTCTGATTATATATTCTTGCATGTTCCTTAGTTGCTCCGAAACCACCAGCCGATGGCCAACCACTCTCCGATACTATGACAGTCAAATTAGGCCCTCCCAACTTCTCCGATGCGATGTAAACTGCATCAACTATTGTATCAAAGAGATTCTGGTAGCTATACTGTCATCTTGTATCACAGTCCTTGAGGAATTAAAAAATGGATAGTTAGGCCCAATATGGTTCGGATCACCAACATAACTTCTGTAGGGGTACACATTTATGAGGAGTGGGGCTCCATTGTTaactaaaaatcaaattattGCTCTTAAATGTATTGCTGCAGCAGAAGAGAATCTATCAGATGAGGGAGGAGAATACTGCTTAAGGATCTCATGTCCTGTGGCAACTACAGTTGAGACTTTGATTTGTTTTTGTAAGCtggctgaggatagagcagaatAGATGTTTCTCATGGCAGGAAGCACATATCGGGCTTGATTTCTAGGGATTGCTTTGTTGCCAACTACAATATATTTAAATGAAACACCAGAGGAATAGGCCTTCACATATTTTCGCACCCAGTGATTGGCTGCTGAACTACTAGAGGCTAATAATTTGAGATCAGTGTTGGAACCCCTAGCATGAGTTGAATGTTGGAACCCTTGAGGGCCTGGAAAACATCTAGGTTTGGTTCAAAAAGCCTCATCGCCTTAAGGTTCTTTGACTTATACAAATTCACTACATCTCTTGGTCGAGGCTGGTTGTTTCCACCCATTCCATAACAAACACCAATCAATTGCGCCCCTGGAACAAAACAAGTCAAGCTTTTAATTCTGTATGTACAGAACACAAACAAAATCTTAAACCCATCTAGATTATATCAGGTTGTATCACAATTAGCTATGCTACCTCACCGAAATATTTCCTTCTTCCTTCAAAGCCGGTTTGGCTTGACAGAGCTAGTAATTAAAAAAAACCAGAATATATGTTCCTGATTGCTCAATTGGCCAGTGCAATGGCTTGATCTCAGCTTGTTAATGGAGGAGCTAATCTCGAACGGCTTAAAGAAGTATAAGCGCAAGCTCATATAATATATAATCTCATTAGTTAACTGACCAAGCCAAGCATCCCAAACTTAAGAGTAGCTCAACTAACTTGCCTCCTCCCAAGTACCTACTCATAAGATGGAACAAAATAAGTGCTgctgtcacacccccgacccgagattgtgaatcgagggtcatggcaaccgccacatacttatagaaaactttcccataagcatgcaaggcatcttatcatgctatgtTAAAAcatcagcggaataattagtcaataatttaaaatccaaaacataacgatctaaatttcttctttaatatctcaataaattcaacaatgattcatagtccttcatcaaattcaataagactttcaaccgaaaatagaagtatagagattctgcttctgatcactcttccattcatatcttgtatcatcttaattcctcaacatctgtaaaatcagtaaaaataggaggtaatgagctagacagcccagtaagcaataatcacttttcaacagatttcatcaggcatttaagtaaatcatcatttatagaaactaagcatatagagttcatcaattcgaaatcaatttcaattatgcaacataattcatgccaaattcatttctttttcgaaaattcaaattttttttgagatttcaatttctttcgttcttaaattcttttcgtcaaccatgagctatgaccatattttttctgtggcagggtcataataccgcgtatctgcttgcgatagactgcgaatcatctggcagccatgtcctttggaaccgctggtctctctggcagtttgttgctggtctctctggcgacatgtcgctggtctcgctggcgatataaaccctcaggacaatcaattgccaatgtatatgcctccattggcggggtcctttacatagtcaggttgtcaattcataatgtttcttatatcataattcttcataaatcatatttcatattctaatttgataataaaacatataatcatgtagtatcgaaatcaattaatataatgcatcatgaaatcaatatgttcaatcatgcttcattataacatttcaaataagatattttcataacaaaatatcattcatccaattcatgcatcgtttcacaaatcatgtcagaaaaatatattataatttatcgataaatctaaaaaagtgaaacattacttacctcgaacgctttccaataaatccacataattctataaattttcttccaaaaattttgttcgtaaaacatatcgcaatatcccatgatcaaacatccacaatcctatacagaatcaatttcaataattagaaagaatacgaatactatatttcaacggtttagattgagtccgatcatctaatttcatctaatcaaaatttaattaggacctaaacgatccaagatTTGACTataagatcaaatcagattcgaagtaatAGGACcgagtttcttcatcgatttcataaaatcaaatagagatagacaattagaggagagagaaatcaatgaggtacaattcgaattgatcagatgacacaatccaacattatgattggtccaatatctcgattggtgaaatcaacatgatcaaatcaagtcatggctagatcgaaatcatggatgatcaaatctaaagattcatggtctgatcaaggtgggtgccagtacgctgtctgacaatcatggatcaggattcttcattagaatcagattaggactattaaaagaaatttcttcatttactaacctttttagagagagaatcaatcaagagagagaatattttagagagagaaaattctagagagagaaaactcatcttgaattcttcagataatatgatttaataaatctgatcgatcagatcaaatcatgctaagattatcatgtggataatttaataaaattataaaaattaaaatcttaaaaaaaccTGATCTGATTaaagtggatgtcggtataccgtccgatgatcacagatcaaaaatccatcactaggatcatttaaattcatcatcattcttctcaaaattctcgaaaatcttaggagagagaaataatctagagagaagattttagagagagaaagtagagagagaaagtctaattctagagagagaaaatactagttcagactgaaggaagagagggaagagagagactctctttctcatattttattatttataaattaatttattttatttttttctttcttcttttctttctttctctttttttttcccctttggaaagagaggagagaaaatcctatttattattattattattattttatttttcttcttctttttttttttttcttttctttttcttctttttcttttcttttttttttttctttttcttttacttttccttcttcttcttcttttcttctttcccgtgggttcctttgggccaaaacaggggaccgtgaggtcccctcgttggctggccggccggcggtgcagccggcgtggggcggccgtcggcaggaaggGAGGTGATCCGCGGCAAGAGGcagccaaaccgatggtcggcagTGACCACCGGCGCCAGTAACCaaagaaaaatggtaaaaaatgaaggttacttccgcaacaaaatccgacgactccggtcgccggcgaacgtgcacatcggcacgggaaggaaggaggagaagagaagaaggggaggaggcttaccacCGTCGTCGGCGAAGCTTtttcggcgagaaattggacggcacagggacggtcttccgcgaTGGATTTTCCGGCGATCTCTACCGTTTTGTCtcaggatttctcgatgagaggagagaggagggttctcctccttaaataggaatGGAGGGAgatcgtttccgactccgattgggagc contains the following coding sequences:
- the LOC114913991 gene encoding pentatricopeptide repeat-containing protein At5g08510-like, with the protein product MIGVGRPIHGGKPKSCLSQSHMVEASLRLTARSLVRLIKSVNPATHSATREAQQLHSVISKAGFISNEFISSALISLYSGVGCIGSARQLFDEIPHPGLVSSTAMVRAYSIMSYPMEALDLFRHMISASIMPDPVALATSISACRQLGHSGLAKMIHGFALCCGIQIDAFVSIELLRIYADHGELELARKLFDEMPTRTLVAWNAIIHQYVKHDLIDVARQLFLEMPNRDVVSWNTLISGYSQAGHCREALVLFCDMELSSVRPNKLTLCTILAACASLGALETGMWLHAYLERNNMNFDGCLDHCLIDMYAKCGSIEKAIQVFEKIPIRRDLYSWTSVICGLALHGRADHALRLFSRMQEVGVQPDDVTLVGVLNACAHGGLVDEGCKHFHSMEEVYGLKLKIEHYGCMIDLLVRVGRLKEAFDIIVGMPMEPNVVVWGTLLSGCRVHNNVKLGEIAAMKLFVLDPCDPWVRVMLSNMYAEAHDWGGVMRLRKEMKGGEMRKAPGCSSIEMSGEVHEFLAGGNLHPQHAEIYTMLENIEAQMQIR